The following is a genomic window from Neodiprion virginianus isolate iyNeoVirg1 chromosome 1, iyNeoVirg1.1, whole genome shotgun sequence.
TTgtgttttaaatttgaataactgATTAGAGAAGATGATACCAGCAGCAAATTAAACGTATTCCTATTACCAACTGTTGAAGATTAACACTAACCACTTTTGAACCACACTAGCatgaattgcaaaaaaaatctatacttTATTCTTGTGCTGCTAAATAtgcatgaatatttttgttaaaagttgatgcattattatattatcccatgtatgaatttaataattctACATTGGTATAATTGCAGGTTTGACTCGTGGATACAAAGGCGAAGGTGAAAAGGTGGCTGAAGGCTGCCTGGAGTTGCGAGGGGCTGCGTGGGCATGCAGCAGCCTCAGCCACGCCCTCTCCTCGGGGACTCTGTATCCTCTACACCCCCCCAAGCTGCACGTCGTAATAATCCTGTCGCTGTACTAACGCATCAGCAGGTACTGTCACAAGCATGTCAATAGCGATGCAATGGTATTTGAAAACTGCGTACAGATCGGCAGTGTCGACTAATCTTtgattttcgtattttcttttaGTTGCAACAGCTGCAGCAGTTACAAGCACACAATCCAACTGGTCAGTCACTAACATTTGCCCTACAACAACCGTCAAATAACGTAAGTTGTTTGTTTCCCTTTATTTCTGCAAATGATACATTGATTCATGATCCAAGTACCAACGTACACCTTATAATGagattttgttaaaaaagttttcccaCTCGAAGGAACAGTTTCACAGCACGGGTTTAGTTCACTATCaaagtttaatatttttatttttttaagtgTAGTTAGGCAAAACTTAGAATCTCTATGTTTGCAAACCTCATACTTAGTTTTGGTCAAAGTGAAACAATATTATATGTCGTGCAATGAATTACGTCATATAATCTTTCTCATTTACATAGAAGTATGCaactcatttttcatttggacACACAAATTTCCTGTGAGGTGTAACCACCTTCTTggtaattattcataatttaagaattgatttttcggtTTCGCAGGCGCAAGAGCAGAATAATGGATCAGCAACCCATGGAAATCACATAGTTTATGTAAATCAGTTGAACCAGTTGAATCAAGGAGGCCTCGGTCACTCAGGGACTGGTATGGGCCTGCCCCCAGCCACCCCCACGTTTGGGGTGGGCCTTAATATGGGACTGCcgttatcattattaaatACCTCGTTGACGTCTCTTACTTCAAATGCAATTACAACATCAAATCCACTCCTAAACTTGGGCTTATCTGGCATAAACCCAGGTCTGACAACTCTAAATCCGAATCTAAATACCCTAAACTCAAGTTTAAACACCATTAATCAGAGTCTAAGTTCGAACTTGACAACGAATAATATCAACTCTGGTTTAGCAGGCCTTGGTCAAGATTTAACAAATGTTAACTCTGGACTATCGTCCATAAACTCTGGATTATCTGGTATTAATCAAGGACTAACAAGTTTAAATCCGAATGTGAATCCCGGTCTAAACACTCTAAATACAAATTTAAGCAATGTGAATTCTAGTGTTTCTAATTTTGGGACATTAAATCCAAGTATAAGTACAAATTTGACTACAACCAGCATAAACCAAGGACTCAGTCAAACTCTAAACGCTTTAAATAGTGGCTTGACACCAAGCAGCATAGGTTCAAGCAATTCGAATAGCTTTTCGTTTCCCACCATTCAAAGTATACAGAGCTTAGCCCCACATATTGTGAGTTCAAACATTACGCATATTCCTAGTTCAAATGTGTCGCATCTGACTTCAAATTCTAGTGTTTCTTCAATCTCACATATTTCCAATTCCGGTGTTACACACATACCGAGTTCAAGTGTGTTCACACAAGTATCTAGCGTACCTACGCTTTGCAGCTCAAATATAACTCAAGCATCAAACATCACGCATTTAACAAATGCTGGAACAATGCACTCCGGTGTTTCCCAGGCTCCTAATTCAACGTTACAGCATATCCCACTTTCGAATGACCCTAATTCCACTATAAGTCATATAACTTCTTCGAATGCATCACACATAACTACTTTTCACCCTCAGAGGCAATTTTCCCAGAATTTGAATCCTGTTCTCAGTTCTTCGCAAACGCTAAATAGTGTTAATACATCTTTGAACGCAATGAGCAATTTAAACAATGTGAAGAATGTGCAAAATATTCAAAGTCAGAATATAAGTTCGCCTGGTAGCCCCTTTTCAATACCAATGAAAAGTCCTGCTTCAAATATAGCACCACCTACACCAAGTCCGAGTCCAAACCGACTTCTACTAAGAAGCCCGGCATCTAATTCAATGCAATCAAATAGAAACAGTCCAAGTCctgtttcaatttcaactcCAAATGCTAGTTTTGGGACCCAACTGCAGAGCCCAATGCAAAGCCCAATGAGTATCGGACCCATTCAAAGCCCAGCGCCTAGTCCTTATCCACCTGCCAAGAGTCCACATCATTTAGGAGCTGGCAGTGCTATGAATAACAGAAGTCCAGCGCCTGGTGGCAGCCCTGGTCCACCAGTGGTAAATCATATGTTCGATATATTCACATttaatgaaagaaatattcatCACCTGCAATaagtaataatgaaatatttagtCTCTGTTTACAGTCTTATACAACTATTTACCTTATGTCTTCATATGATACAAGATTCTTATATTTTGAAgagttgtattttttttttaatctcctTGGAGTTTCTCGATAATAATGACTGAAACCTGACAAATCAAGATAGTTTGAGTTGTACGAATATCAGCTATTAGCCACCATTCATGACAATCTATTTAATTTGTAGGTAAGATCCAATACGCCAATACTACAACAAGGGATGCAAGTTCTACAGATTATTCATGGTAATCCACAAAATTACCAACCCACTCCTACTCAATTAGTGACGAGGACTCACTTGATTGGAaatcaacaaattcaaattgccACCACCAAACCAACCAAACAACCACCACAAATTTTGCCTAAGCCTCCAAATCAGCAAGCTAGTGTTACACAGCCAAAACAACAGCGAACCACCAACACTGTTACGAGTCAGGTGAATGATGCTCATGTACAATCTGAATTTATTATGCATATAAATAGGTTCAGAACCAATATGTAACAATTAATCGTATGTAATTGACAATTTCAAATgatatgttgaaaatatttaaggcAATGTTAACCCAGAAGGTAAAAATCTATAAACATTTAAAGTTATGCATAATCGTACCGTTTTCAAATCTGAAGTCCATAGCCAAATTCTTAATCACAGCGTTTTCTTTCACGAAAAGTGTACATACATTGCTCTTCATTATTCACTTAGTACTGGTAGAGGAAGTCTTGATTAATGACAACgtcaaatataatatataagtaaTAGAAAcatttgatgaaatatttttatctgtgTTAGCATACTTGGCAaacatacatatttaattcCTGTCAAATATCTGAATATTTCGTGACGTCGATATGTCCAccttatttttcataatttttgcataatttgcTACAGTATATGTTGTAATACCACTTCTTTTATAAAAGGTTCCACAACAATCTCAACCACAGTTGGTTCTTACTGGTCCTCAGACGAACGCCACAACAGCTACCATGATTCCTACAGCGCAAGGTCCACTCTTGCTGAACCAGGTTATTATGTCACCTCAATACTAATCTTGACGACAAGTTTCattccttattttattgatgTGTATTTTACTGGTTCATCTTCATGCTAGGGTTTGGGGATCCATAAATATCATTGCGCCCAAATACTAATTTTATCATCATAAGAACCATATaacgcttctttcaaatgtcaaTTGGATATCCCCATAGAAATATCGGCTGTTTGGATGTGATTTAATTGCTCCATTACGTGTAAAACCGAgtattcgatttttattcaaatcgtgaatttgatttttttatttcaagtgtTCAGTTTATTTGCAGAAATCACAGACCTATTCATAGGTTTGTGTAATGCATTATACAGTAACATTCTTACATTTTTATCTCAGATTGTTTCACATTGTATCACATTATGACATACATTTCAGCGCTTTGCTTTCAATATCTTGTACaaatgtttttaatatttcaaaagttttgaaaatatgctTTCTCCAACCAAAACTTGTGGGTGTTGATCACTGTAATTGGGTTTGGTGCATAGGTTCTACCGTCTTCAGGGCCTGTTATCGTTCAGCAGCAGCCCGGTGGTGTTCAATTGATCCTACGGACACCTACGAATGCCCAACAACAAACGCATACCGCACAGGTGATGGTTTCATTCATTCGTCAACATTGCACGAAAATTACTATTGAATGAATGTACCCACCATAATGCATTCATGTATTTACTAGTCATTTGGATTTTGTTGCTATCATCATTGCTTACAATCAGCTTACAAGCTTGTCATTTCGACAATTCATGGAATTAATGTATTTACCTGCCAGCATGTCATtcacgttattttttattttgtttttctcgaaCAGTCTTTGAGCTGATACTTGAATAGTGGATGGATGTACTAATATTGAACATTATTCATTAATACCGTCAGTGTACAGAATGTAACATATCAAGAAGACGACCATTTCTAATTCCGACTTCattaaaacttttcaatcACTAATTATCGATAGTTTACACTTTCAGTTCCCAGCAATGATATTAAGTTTACAGTAAGATTATTCTTACTATGAGGGTACACTTTTTGCAGTAGGTAAAATGTGATGTTCATGTATTATGCTTTAAACGACATGCGGTATAGATAATCcggacaaattttttccccattaaacagaattttttcatatccaTGTCTTACTCAACACTATTTACAAGGTCGAGTTTTGGATTCGGTAAACTTTTCAGTCATTACTTTTCAATCTGAACTGGTAATGAAACTAAGACTGTGTTATGTGTGTGTTATGCATGCGCCTGTTCTTTTTAAGAAAACCAAACCTATAACCTAGGTGGACATGATAGTGGAGCGATGATAATTGCTGAGCGTGTTGTTTTTCTAATACACTCATCCgaaattggcaaaaattctTTCGCTTCAAAATTATAGCTGACCCAACAACAACTGGTTCGTGTCGTGACAGCTCAGGGAATGCAGCTACAGGGCTTGGCCCCAGCATTTTTTGCTGTACCTAACGGTTTTCCGCCACCTCCACCCCCTGTTTTGAGGCATAACCAAAATAGTCCAGCTCCTCGTAAGTTTGCTATGAGCGAAAGACATTATCAATAGttatagaaaataaaacattcttttacaaagtaaaaataacaatatatatatggtGTGCGATACATCAGTGAATAATGTCACTCGATCCTTTTTATTTCCAGCAAATAGTGGAGGTAATCCGATAGTAATACAAAACACCATGGTGCAAAGCCCCCAGACACAACTTACACAAGTGACAAATGCAAATACTTCGAATAATTCGTCAAATACTCATACAGTTGATCATAATTTATTACCTCCGCCTAAAAAgaaagcaaagaaaaagaaaaaggccAAAAGAAAAGATGAGGAACCACCAAAGTTAGATTTGGCAAGTATCATGAAAATATCTGGAATTGGCGATGACGATGACATGTTTGATACAGATTTAGTTACTGAGTCAGAAACATCCAATCAAATGCAAATTGAACAAAGTATTGATCAAAGCTTAGGTTCAGCTTTGACACAAGTATCAATTTGTAATACGATTAACGTTAATACACAAACTCAGAGTAACCAGAATAGTCGGAATAGTCAGTTGTTAGCACAGTTACAAACACCTGTGCAAAATCCCATTTCTGGACATTTGAGACTTGCTGTCGGCGAAGACGGCAAGTTCATCTTGCATCACACACCAGAACCCAATCATCCAGAAATTGATGCAGCCACAGCTCAGGCATTAATTCGCTCATTGACTCAAGGTGGTGGACAAAATTCGCAAATAATATCTCAACTTCTTGGTCAGGCATCAGGATCACCACAAAATACTGGACACAATCAACCAATGATACAGATGCAATCGCACAGTAGgcagaaatttgagaaatcaCCTTTGGCTACAGCAAATCAAGGATCGAACCAACCTCAAGCGGCAGTTACCAGTCCAACAAATTGTCAGGATGTTACCCTGTCGACGAGTCCTGAGCAATTACAGATTTCCCAGAATTTGAATATGCAAAGCAATTTGAGTAATTCCGCAAATCAGAATACCCAAATATGTCCAAGTTTGAACTCGCAAAGTCATGCAAACTCTATGCAGAATTCGAACGTGCAACTGTccatgaatttgaatattaataGCATGTCAAATACTACAAAAACTGCCCAAACATCGAATACTAATCTACATAGCCATCAGCATTCTAATCCCAATATACAATTATCTGGTGAAGTTTCatcccaaaaattttcaatggtTTGCCCAAAATTCCAAGTTCAAACGAATCAACGAGTTCCAAACACTGGCCAACCTGTTGCTCCTAATCAACAACATGGACGTAACTTGCAAACCCAGAATGTAACTCAGAATCGAGTCACTAATTCCTCTGTACAATTGAGTCCGCAACAAACTGTTAAATATTCCCAGCATACTGGTCATGGTACACAAAAGCCCATGCAGAGTACTCACTCGATGCAGGTAAACTCTCAATTAGTTAATCTGCTTCCAAAAAATGCGCAGTCGATACAGCAAATTAATATGCAGCAAGAGACTCAATGTAACCAGCAAACAACACAAACTGGTCAACTGTTGCAGAACCAAA
Proteins encoded in this region:
- the LOC124307092 gene encoding protein PF14_0175 isoform X2; translated protein: MQQPQPRPLLGDSVSSTPPQAARRNNPVAVLTHQQLQQLQQLQAHNPTGQSLTFALQQPSNNAQEQNNGSATHGNHIVYVNQLNQLNQGGLGHSGTGMGLPPATPTFGVGLNMGLPLSLLNTSLTSLTSNAITTSNPLLNLGLSGINPGLTTLNPNLNTLNSSLNTINQSLSSNLTTNNINSGLAGLGQDLTNVNSGLSSINSGLSGINQGLTSLNPNVNPGLNTLNTNLSNVNSSVSNFGTLNPSISTNLTTTSINQGLSQTLNALNSGLTPSSIGSSNSNSFSFPTIQSIQSLAPHIVSSNITHIPSSNVSHLTSNSSVSSISHISNSGVTHIPSSSVFTQVSSVPTLCSSNITQASNITHLTNAGTMHSGVSQAPNSTLQHIPLSNDPNSTISHITSSNASHITTFHPQRQFSQNLNPVLSSSQTLNSVNTSLNAMSNLNNVKNVQNIQSQNISSPGSPFSIPMKSPASNIAPPTPSPSPNRLLLRSPASNSMQSNRNSPSPVSISTPNASFGTQLQSPMQSPMSIGPIQSPAPSPYPPAKSPHHLGAGSAMNNRSPAPGGSPGPPVVRSNTPILQQGMQVLQIIHGNPQNYQPTPTQLVTRTHLIGNQQIQIATTKPTKQPPQILPKPPNQQASVTQPKQQRTTNTVTSQVPQQSQPQLVLTGPQTNATTATMIPTAQGPLLLNQLTQQQLVRVVTAQGMQLQGLAPAFFAVPNGFPPPPPPVLRHNQNSPAPPNSGGNPIVIQNTMVQSPQTQLTQVTNANTSNNSSNTHTVDHNLLPPPKKKAKKKKKAKRKDEEPPKLDLASIMKISGIGDDDDMFDTDLVTESETSNQMQIEQSIDQSLGSALTQVSICNTINVNTQTQSNQNSRNSQLLAQLQTPVQNPISGHLRLAVGEDGKFILHHTPEPNHPEIDAATAQALIRSLTQGGGQNSQIISQLLGQASGSPQNTGHNQPMIQMQSHSRQKFEKSPLATANQGSNQPQAAVTSPTNCQDVTLSTSPEQLQISQNLNMQSNLSNSANQNTQICPSLNSQSHANSMQNSNVQLSMNLNINSMSNTTKTAQTSNTNLHSHQHSNPNIQLSGEVSSQKFSMVCPKFQVQTNQRVPNTGQPVAPNQQHGRNLQTQNVTQNRVTNSSVQLSPQQTVKYSQHTGHGTQKPMQSTHSMQVNSQLVNLLPKNAQSIQQINMQQETQCNQQTTQTGQLLQNQNVQHIFQQNPNTSSNLQQNIPLNSVNNMQQNISTSGQQNTSKNVHQSTAASAQQQQQHQNSISQQNAPATQQHLEQSLHCNIASDLHHNSANIVNQNAPNNLQHGTTNNKQQNLTTDSQNVSLKQHKMAYVNTNCSENLQSPNSQSGTNNVQQQKILISNSPCQRNMQQTDLQKVQASSTNTMNSAATSIFNNAPKITPEILNALSNLNPNDQLLIANANGQMQVISQQLLQQFLSGQLNVSQQTQNQNQTQKIVIGEPNSNNQNLQGVQINTPTSQIIVNSSGGVPTIQNNIQNIVVQAAPSQMPQQIQIQNSGFPTQFIDNLNQQQIRSLGNNSTTTSSAPKKAKLTKKVKVAITSAQNVSFQSVAKAVAVSRTTMTTTTSTQKTSLCDSTNKGNLSLMAQSTNSNKSELPPTSTNGSVVSPMPNNQNLILPNGQLVQRVQTIQLPVQKQQMLKNIQAQIQAILAHKPNNQAEQLALTKLYHEQSRIFASGKVISSTSHPVSSGAESTMSVNVVSTSVPTSQSSSVCKNQTSTAQTQTFSNPSLATTSNTPIPNSTSLNIPSSVSTAFVGNLTQAQLTGQQNIQPQSAQTVHHQNMSPVESKQHKFYENQSQPMPSQSSTSTTPYSGLNDMTSSAQSSLQNQTLSQQITVQLSTQCQTDPLDVKPNIQTLSPIKQEIPSQIQIQVQIGSPVSQVSSNSPRIASKCPQQNQSPVNISSSQCQIKQLNTPGNNSSPLVSPRQAVKRPASSPICRQMNRSDLLEQQLKIDQNGAINPDMNSPFSSKSDACKRLIRYHCFNEQVLSSKDLAKADEIFEETAKHLLSKFNSMMNKYTYLLLMESMREVRTSELMMIDRTFVAEEQSILSRLREQEAKANEDFKKEEKPMVPKVEPGLADDVKPLPMPANVAVKRELEDDYSEMDEDTKPLIKPLSCTSGDYDEWLEIQKELGVYPTSGDSSKCKNSGNNSSAMTRTSRSERTRANGEYRGSVVSSGLILKNSCETVPVTARRWSGATDLERDLLEDADSLDGLVLTSQAQCPPPMHLSNDNDNDNDDITAQVQSAIDSILNLKQGPSNPLPPPPLPATTSTSQNSESKDAALDQAVRSILGS
- the LOC124307092 gene encoding protein PF14_0175 isoform X1; the protein is MQQPQPRPLLGDSVSSTPPQAARRNNPVAVLTHQQLQQLQQLQAHNPTGQSLTFALQQPSNNAQEQNNGSATHGNHIVYVNQLNQLNQGGLGHSGTGMGLPPATPTFGVGLNMGLPLSLLNTSLTSLTSNAITTSNPLLNLGLSGINPGLTTLNPNLNTLNSSLNTINQSLSSNLTTNNINSGLAGLGQDLTNVNSGLSSINSGLSGINQGLTSLNPNVNPGLNTLNTNLSNVNSSVSNFGTLNPSISTNLTTTSINQGLSQTLNALNSGLTPSSIGSSNSNSFSFPTIQSIQSLAPHIVSSNITHIPSSNVSHLTSNSSVSSISHISNSGVTHIPSSSVFTQVSSVPTLCSSNITQASNITHLTNAGTMHSGVSQAPNSTLQHIPLSNDPNSTISHITSSNASHITTFHPQRQFSQNLNPVLSSSQTLNSVNTSLNAMSNLNNVKNVQNIQSQNISSPGSPFSIPMKSPASNIAPPTPSPSPNRLLLRSPASNSMQSNRNSPSPVSISTPNASFGTQLQSPMQSPMSIGPIQSPAPSPYPPAKSPHHLGAGSAMNNRSPAPGGSPGPPVVRSNTPILQQGMQVLQIIHGNPQNYQPTPTQLVTRTHLIGNQQIQIATTKPTKQPPQILPKPPNQQASVTQPKQQRTTNTVTSQVPQQSQPQLVLTGPQTNATTATMIPTAQGPLLLNQVLPSSGPVIVQQQPGGVQLILRTPTNAQQQTHTAQLTQQQLVRVVTAQGMQLQGLAPAFFAVPNGFPPPPPPVLRHNQNSPAPPNSGGNPIVIQNTMVQSPQTQLTQVTNANTSNNSSNTHTVDHNLLPPPKKKAKKKKKAKRKDEEPPKLDLASIMKISGIGDDDDMFDTDLVTESETSNQMQIEQSIDQSLGSALTQVSICNTINVNTQTQSNQNSRNSQLLAQLQTPVQNPISGHLRLAVGEDGKFILHHTPEPNHPEIDAATAQALIRSLTQGGGQNSQIISQLLGQASGSPQNTGHNQPMIQMQSHSRQKFEKSPLATANQGSNQPQAAVTSPTNCQDVTLSTSPEQLQISQNLNMQSNLSNSANQNTQICPSLNSQSHANSMQNSNVQLSMNLNINSMSNTTKTAQTSNTNLHSHQHSNPNIQLSGEVSSQKFSMVCPKFQVQTNQRVPNTGQPVAPNQQHGRNLQTQNVTQNRVTNSSVQLSPQQTVKYSQHTGHGTQKPMQSTHSMQVNSQLVNLLPKNAQSIQQINMQQETQCNQQTTQTGQLLQNQNVQHIFQQNPNTSSNLQQNIPLNSVNNMQQNISTSGQQNTSKNVHQSTAASAQQQQQHQNSISQQNAPATQQHLEQSLHCNIASDLHHNSANIVNQNAPNNLQHGTTNNKQQNLTTDSQNVSLKQHKMAYVNTNCSENLQSPNSQSGTNNVQQQKILISNSPCQRNMQQTDLQKVQASSTNTMNSAATSIFNNAPKITPEILNALSNLNPNDQLLIANANGQMQVISQQLLQQFLSGQLNVSQQTQNQNQTQKIVIGEPNSNNQNLQGVQINTPTSQIIVNSSGGVPTIQNNIQNIVVQAAPSQMPQQIQIQNSGFPTQFIDNLNQQQIRSLGNNSTTTSSAPKKAKLTKKVKVAITSAQNVSFQSVAKAVAVSRTTMTTTTSTQKTSLCDSTNKGNLSLMAQSTNSNKSELPPTSTNGSVVSPMPNNQNLILPNGQLVQRVQTIQLPVQKQQMLKNIQAQIQAILAHKPNNQAEQLALTKLYHEQSRIFASGKVISSTSHPVSSGAESTMSVNVVSTSVPTSQSSSVCKNQTSTAQTQTFSNPSLATTSNTPIPNSTSLNIPSSVSTAFVGNLTQAQLTGQQNIQPQSAQTVHHQNMSPVESKQHKFYENQSQPMPSQSSTSTTPYSGLNDMTSSAQSSLQNQTLSQQITVQLSTQCQTDPLDVKPNIQTLSPIKQEIPSQIQIQVQIGSPVSQVSSNSPRIASKCPQQNQSPVNISSSQCQIKQLNTPGNNSSPLVSPRQAVKRPASSPICRQMNRSDLLEQQLKIDQNGAINPDMNSPFSSKSDACKRLIRYHCFNEQVLSSKDLAKADEIFEETAKHLLSKFNSMMNKYTYLLLMESMREVRTSELMMIDRTFVAEEQSILSRLREQEAKANEDFKKEEKPMVPKVEPGLADDVKPLPMPANVAVKRELEDDYSEMDEDTKPLIKPLSCTSGDYDEWLEIQKELGVYPTSGDSSKCKNSGNNSSAMTRTSRSERTRANGEYRGSVVSSGLILKNSCETVPVTARRWSGATDLERDLLEDADSLDGLVLTSQAQCPPPMHLSNDNDNDNDDITAQVQSAIDSILNLKQGPSNPLPPPPLPATTSTSQNSESKDAALDQAVRSILGS